In a genomic window of Microcoleus sp. AS-A8:
- a CDS encoding ATP-binding protein produces the protein MNLDELAPKIEHWFSRVTDLLQERDVVSDTPSLPPHELRQFLREACEELHIALEELSVAQSELLQQNQELILTREAVEVQRQRYVELFELAPDGYLVTDVNGKIQEANFAAASMLNIEPRFLVGKPLSVFIAQPERQRFYALLIQLAQVDRVQEWEVTLQPRQDKVMKAALTVTPVREPGGKVSALRWLLRDITERQRMEEQQRLLIREQAAREAAEAQAEQSAFLAEASRLLASCLDYSTTLNRMAQLAVPRLADWCFIDCAENNPALFNQPVVAATDAEQKARILQRRVNERLPFEADYGITRVLETGEPKLISDIPDAFLISIAQDAAHLELLRQFNAKSYMIVPLIARERTLGTMVFVSSKPERRYSRGDLMMAVELAQRCAIAMDNARLYQEALQANRIKDEFLSIVSHELRTPLNAILGWVTILRNRTVNVVTTARALETIERNAQSQKKLIGDILDISRIIRGKIRINTYPVHLDHIISAVIENVRPTADLKEIQIESMLDPSVPSVMGDAERLQQIVWNLLSNAIKFTPQGGRIEVRLEQGNSESWGCPYAQIVVRDTGKGIPPDFLPYVFEYFRQADGTTTRTHGGLGLGLAIVRQLVEMHNGVVYATSEGEGEGATFIVQLPMIHSEPKQPPQKYRIVLDNFPALDGLRVVVVDNCADTLELIAFILEQCKAQVRTATSVEEAINAIAQLKPDILISDIGMPEEDSYSLIRQVRTLEVDQGKPILAVALTAFAREEDRTRTLDAGFHMHLPKPVEPAELVAVVANLAERSQSIDV, from the coding sequence ATGAATCTCGATGAATTGGCTCCAAAAATAGAACATTGGTTCTCTCGTGTGACTGATCTGCTGCAAGAAAGGGATGTAGTAAGCGATACCCCATCTCTACCACCTCACGAGCTGCGACAATTCCTGAGAGAGGCTTGCGAGGAACTTCACATTGCTTTAGAAGAACTGTCGGTTGCCCAAAGCGAGCTACTCCAGCAAAATCAAGAATTGATATTAACTCGTGAGGCTGTGGAAGTTCAACGCCAGCGCTACGTTGAACTGTTTGAGTTGGCTCCTGATGGTTATTTAGTCACGGATGTGAATGGGAAAATTCAGGAAGCCAACTTTGCTGCCGCCTCGATGCTCAACATTGAGCCACGATTTCTGGTGGGCAAACCCCTGAGTGTCTTTATTGCTCAGCCAGAACGGCAGCGTTTTTATGCTCTTTTGATTCAGCTCGCTCAGGTAGACCGAGTACAGGAGTGGGAAGTAACTCTCCAGCCCCGCCAGGATAAAGTGATGAAGGCCGCGTTAACGGTCACGCCTGTGCGCGAACCGGGAGGCAAGGTGAGCGCCCTACGCTGGTTACTCCGGGATATCACCGAGCGCCAGCGGATGGAGGAACAACAAAGGTTACTCATTCGTGAGCAGGCGGCTCGTGAAGCGGCTGAGGCACAAGCTGAACAATCTGCCTTCCTGGCTGAGGCGAGTCGTTTGTTAGCGTCGTGTCTCGACTACTCCACCACCCTGAACCGGATGGCTCAATTAGCCGTGCCTCGTCTGGCAGATTGGTGTTTTATTGATTGCGCTGAAAACAACCCAGCCTTGTTCAATCAGCCGGTTGTGGCGGCAACCGATGCCGAGCAGAAAGCCCGAATTCTGCAACGCCGAGTAAACGAGCGGCTTCCCTTCGAGGCGGATTATGGCATAACCAGGGTGTTAGAAACTGGGGAACCCAAACTGATTAGCGACATTCCCGATGCATTCCTCATCTCCATTGCACAGGATGCGGCACATCTGGAACTGCTGCGTCAGTTTAATGCTAAATCTTACATGATCGTACCCCTGATCGCCCGTGAGCGAACGCTGGGCACGATGGTCTTTGTTTCGTCAAAACCCGAACGCCGCTACAGTCGGGGCGATCTGATGATGGCGGTGGAACTGGCGCAACGGTGCGCGATCGCCATGGACAATGCGCGGCTTTATCAGGAAGCTCTGCAAGCCAATCGCATCAAGGATGAGTTTCTATCGATCGTCTCCCACGAACTCCGCACACCCTTGAACGCCATCCTAGGTTGGGTGACTATCCTGCGGAACCGAACCGTGAACGTCGTGACAACGGCTAGAGCCTTAGAGACGATTGAGCGAAATGCCCAGTCCCAGAAAAAACTGATCGGCGATATTCTCGATATCTCGCGCATCATCCGAGGCAAGATTCGCATCAATACTTATCCAGTTCACCTGGACCATATCATCAGTGCCGTCATTGAGAATGTGCGCCCCACGGCGGATCTCAAGGAGATTCAGATTGAGTCGATGCTTGACCCCTCCGTGCCTTCAGTAATGGGCGATGCGGAACGCTTGCAGCAAATTGTCTGGAATTTGCTTTCCAATGCCATTAAGTTTACGCCTCAGGGAGGGCGGATCGAAGTTCGACTCGAACAGGGTAACAGCGAGTCTTGGGGTTGCCCCTACGCTCAGATCGTCGTCAGGGATACCGGTAAGGGGATTCCGCCTGACTTTCTGCCTTACGTGTTTGAGTACTTTCGCCAAGCTGATGGTACAACCACAAGAACCCATGGCGGACTCGGATTGGGTTTAGCGATCGTGCGTCAATTGGTAGAAATGCACAACGGCGTCGTTTATGCCACGAGTGAGGGGGAAGGCGAGGGAGCAACCTTTATCGTGCAGCTACCAATGATTCATTCCGAGCCAAAGCAGCCACCCCAGAAGTACAGAATCGTTCTGGATAACTTTCCAGCCCTCGATGGCTTGCGGGTGGTGGTGGTGGATAACTGTGCCGATACCCTAGAATTGATCGCTTTTATTCTCGAACAGTGCAAGGCGCAAGTCCGAACAGCGACATCGGTTGAGGAAGCGATTAATGCGATCGCACAATTAAAACCCGATATTCTCATTAGCGACATCGGTATGCCAGAGGAAGATAGCTACTCGCTGATTCGCCAAGTCAGAACCCTGGAAGTCGATCAGGGAAAGCCAATTCTCGCCGTTGCTTTAACCGCATTCGCGAGAGAGGAGGATCGGACTCGTACTCTCGATGCCGGTTTCCACATGCACCTACCTAAGCCCGTTGAACCGGCTGAGTTAGTTGCCGTTGTTGCCAACCTGGCAGAACGTAGCCAATCGATTGACGTTTAA
- a CDS encoding serine/threonine protein kinase, protein MSYCLNPSCSKPQNPNGIQLCRNCGSTLLLQKRYQALKLIGQGGFGRTFLAVDGGKPSKPRCVIKQFFPQQPGTDHAQKAAELFRQEAKRLKELGKHPQIPTLLAYFEQKGQQYLVQECIEGQNLAQELAEEGAFNESQIRELLTSLLPILKFVHEHQVIHRDIKPANIIRRISPTLGTQRGVTLTHRRKSQLVLVDFGAAKFATGTALLKTGTSIGSAEYTAPEQIRGKAVFASDLYSLGVTCIHLLTQIPPFDLFDSSEDTWVWRDFLLSPVSPPLARVLDKLLRSATKRRYQSVAEVVKDLTFVPTPSAKQTFCVPRTHFPSKPQSTPEQAVHASKASPLQTPAWLDADIFEDYCDQTRCVFPFDVASEAPIQPVAHQHDSWVTTTPRNLRQAAALRVGFVTLMIFATSSLVRLAANHWTEATLSPGDSLYTLSGTEPPRSDFLEMAQPIYTISKSGSVLSLAISPDGQTLVSGSDSDWWEVSPSAEPGTSRAVKDHQQSKITVWDLPTGKRRYTLDTQYPVWSVALSPDSQILIASTTNHSTDQSRSSGEQGSIQLWDLGTGKLLRTIPKSAEDGKFVAISPDGQTLASSANESIKLWDLQTGKLIRTLDTQASGVDALVFSQDGQTLASTGFDGSITLWNRRTGDLIRTLEGQIGALDSISISPDGQTVVSGITRGEQGAIATWNVHTGKLIHTFNPPNPVDKVAISPDGKTFASSSWDSKAGTIKIWNLETGKLLRTLQAHLSVVDSLSFSPDGKTLISGSLDQSIKIWQVYP, encoded by the coding sequence ATGAGCTATTGCCTGAATCCAAGCTGCTCGAAGCCCCAAAATCCCAATGGCATCCAGTTATGCCGAAATTGCGGGTCAACCTTGTTGCTCCAAAAGCGCTATCAAGCCCTAAAGCTGATTGGTCAAGGTGGCTTTGGCAGAACCTTTCTGGCCGTGGATGGAGGTAAACCCTCTAAACCACGCTGTGTGATTAAGCAGTTTTTCCCCCAACAACCCGGTACGGATCATGCCCAGAAAGCCGCAGAATTATTTCGCCAGGAAGCTAAGCGATTAAAGGAACTCGGCAAACATCCCCAAATTCCCACACTGCTAGCTTATTTTGAACAAAAAGGACAGCAATACTTAGTACAAGAATGTATCGAGGGGCAAAATCTGGCTCAAGAACTCGCAGAGGAAGGCGCTTTCAACGAAAGCCAGATTCGGGAATTGCTCACCAGTTTGCTACCCATCCTCAAATTTGTCCATGAGCATCAGGTCATCCACCGAGACATTAAACCCGCCAATATCATTCGCCGCATTTCCCCAACTCTGGGAACCCAACGGGGAGTAACACTCACTCATCGCCGAAAAAGTCAACTGGTTCTGGTCGATTTTGGTGCCGCCAAATTCGCAACAGGAACCGCCTTATTGAAGACAGGGACTTCCATTGGTAGTGCGGAGTATACCGCTCCCGAACAAATTAGAGGTAAAGCGGTTTTTGCTAGCGATCTCTACAGCTTAGGCGTCACTTGCATTCATCTGCTCACCCAGATTCCGCCCTTTGATTTATTTGATAGCAGTGAGGATACCTGGGTTTGGCGAGATTTCTTGCTCAGTCCGGTGAGTCCTCCTTTAGCGAGGGTTTTGGACAAATTACTGCGAAGTGCAACCAAGCGACGCTATCAATCAGTCGCTGAAGTCGTCAAGGACTTAACCTTTGTGCCGACTCCAAGCGCCAAACAAACCTTTTGTGTTCCTAGAACCCATTTCCCCTCGAAACCTCAATCCACTCCAGAGCAAGCGGTTCACGCTTCCAAGGCATCACCCCTACAAACCCCAGCCTGGTTGGATGCAGACATTTTCGAGGACTATTGTGATCAAACCCGGTGCGTTTTTCCGTTTGACGTGGCATCAGAGGCTCCGATTCAGCCTGTCGCTCATCAGCATGATTCATGGGTTACGACGACGCCGAGAAACCTGCGGCAAGCAGCAGCTTTGAGAGTGGGATTTGTCACGTTGATGATTTTCGCAACCAGTAGTTTGGTTCGATTGGCAGCTAATCATTGGACTGAGGCGACGCTCTCTCCTGGAGATTCACTCTACACCCTATCAGGCACTGAGCCACCCAGGTCTGACTTTTTAGAAATGGCTCAACCCATCTATACTATCTCTAAGTCAGGCTCGGTACTTTCCCTAGCGATCAGTCCAGATGGTCAAACCCTGGTCAGTGGTAGTGATAGTGATTGGTGGGAGGTTTCTCCCTCGGCTGAACCGGGAACATCTCGTGCGGTCAAAGACCACCAGCAAAGTAAAATTACAGTCTGGGATCTGCCGACCGGAAAACGGCGCTACACCTTGGATACTCAGTACCCCGTTTGGTCAGTTGCCCTCAGTCCCGATAGCCAGATTCTGATTGCGAGCACAACTAATCATAGTACCGATCAATCGCGCAGCTCTGGAGAGCAAGGCAGTATTCAGCTTTGGGACCTGGGCACCGGCAAACTGCTCCGCACCATCCCGAAATCCGCAGAGGATGGAAAGTTTGTGGCAATCAGTCCCGATGGACAAACCCTCGCCAGTAGTGCGAATGAAAGCATCAAGCTTTGGGACTTGCAAACTGGAAAACTGATACGTACTCTGGATACACAAGCATCGGGTGTTGATGCTCTTGTTTTTAGTCAAGATGGACAGACGCTTGCTAGTACTGGGTTTGACGGAAGTATCACCCTATGGAATCGGCGTACTGGAGACTTGATCCGCACTTTAGAGGGACAAATTGGTGCTTTAGATTCCATTAGCATTAGTCCCGATGGTCAAACGGTGGTGAGTGGTATCACAAGGGGGGAACAGGGAGCGATCGCCACTTGGAATGTGCATACCGGAAAACTGATACATACGTTTAATCCACCGAATCCGGTTGATAAAGTGGCAATCAGTCCCGATGGGAAAACCTTTGCCAGTAGCAGTTGGGATTCCAAGGCAGGAACCATTAAGATTTGGAATCTAGAAACGGGAAAACTCCTGCGGACTCTACAGGCTCACCTGAGTGTAGTTGATTCTCTCAGCTTCAGTCCCGATGGGAAGACCCTCATCAGTGGCAGTCTTGACCAATCCATCAAAATTTGGCAAGTTTATCCTTAA
- a CDS encoding S41 family peptidase, with product MTGAREQMAKTAMKRKFLVGTTAIALTAVAIAGFDTYLTPSWAQSQPSPAMGAAESSKELVDEVWQIVERQYIDTTFNGKDWKAVRQQYLNRSYASKEEAYKAIREMLAQLGDTFTRFYDPQEFKALQVDTTSGSAGVGLPLIQDQTTKKLVVITPIEESSTFKAGILPGDVLVKINGASTQGMSTVDAYNRLRGKPGTTVALTVRRGQQEQEFRIAREQVEVRPVRYRSETTQVGKIGYIRLNQFSAGAAAEMRTAIKDLEGQKVGGYILDLRTNPGGLLFSIIEIARMWLQEGTIVSTFNRQGELDREIANGRALTDKPLIILVNEGTASGSEILSGALQDNQRAILVGTKTVGYNSIQSVRGLEDGSGLAVTIAKWRTPKERDIGQSGIAPDIVVNLTPAQQQAMIRSRSAGTMADPQYAKAVERLTSLIKK from the coding sequence ATGACTGGGGCAAGAGAGCAAATGGCTAAAACTGCGATGAAACGCAAGTTTTTAGTGGGGACAACTGCGATCGCATTAACAGCAGTGGCGATCGCAGGCTTTGACACTTATCTAACTCCAAGCTGGGCACAGTCCCAACCAAGTCCAGCTATGGGAGCAGCGGAGAGTTCAAAAGAGCTGGTGGATGAAGTCTGGCAAATCGTTGAGCGGCAGTATATCGATACTACCTTCAACGGCAAGGACTGGAAAGCTGTGCGCCAGCAGTATCTAAATCGTTCCTATGCCTCTAAAGAGGAAGCCTATAAAGCGATTCGGGAGATGCTCGCTCAGTTAGGCGACACCTTTACTCGGTTCTACGATCCTCAGGAGTTCAAAGCGCTGCAAGTTGACACCACCAGCGGTTCAGCCGGGGTAGGACTTCCGTTGATTCAAGATCAAACAACCAAGAAACTGGTGGTTATCACTCCCATTGAAGAATCTTCAACCTTCAAAGCGGGGATTTTACCGGGGGATGTACTGGTCAAAATTAATGGTGCAAGTACTCAAGGAATGAGTACGGTTGACGCTTACAACCGCCTTAGGGGGAAACCGGGAACAACCGTCGCCCTAACAGTACGGCGAGGTCAACAAGAGCAGGAGTTTAGGATTGCCAGAGAGCAAGTTGAAGTGCGCCCAGTGCGCTACCGCAGCGAGACAACCCAAGTGGGCAAAATTGGCTACATTCGTCTCAATCAGTTCAGTGCCGGTGCGGCTGCGGAAATGCGAACAGCGATTAAAGATTTAGAAGGGCAGAAGGTTGGTGGCTATATTTTAGATTTGCGTACCAATCCAGGTGGATTATTATTCTCCATCATTGAGATAGCCCGGATGTGGCTGCAAGAGGGTACTATTGTCTCTACCTTTAACCGCCAGGGAGAGCTAGACCGCGAGATAGCAAACGGACGCGCCCTCACCGATAAGCCACTTATTATTCTTGTCAATGAGGGGACAGCTAGCGGCAGTGAAATTTTATCTGGGGCATTGCAGGATAATCAGCGAGCCATTTTAGTGGGTACCAAAACCGTTGGCTATAACTCGATCCAGTCGGTGCGAGGACTTGAGGATGGATCAGGTTTGGCTGTAACAATTGCGAAGTGGCGGACTCCGAAAGAACGAGATATTGGCCAATCAGGAATTGCCCCCGATATCGTGGTTAATCTGACACCAGCTCAACAACAAGCCATGATTCGATCGCGTTCAGCAGGTACAATGGCTGATCCTCAGTATGCTAAGGCAGTGGAGAGGCTCACGTCGTTGATCAAGAAATAG
- a CDS encoding ABC transporter permease, producing MKYWRETLAVAQRILIELGRRRRSLIFWSIFPISVLLLNGFILAERAKLSSAKAFESAAPSTLVGAALFFSCLGGSVATVVAEREQQTLKRLFISPLSGTSYFLGIFFAHSCIGIGQALLVYTLSAFWGAKFQGSVLLGVLIILLSIISYVGVGFILGTQFARRTEDVNALVAAFGVPLLILGGAFLPASLFPKKLLDIAKFNPIYHMNEALLNVWANGKDLADIQEHFWFLCVFSLLMMAGGWLSYQRMLRVERRL from the coding sequence ATGAAATATTGGCGCGAAACACTGGCGGTAGCCCAGCGAATCTTGATTGAATTGGGGCGACGACGCCGCAGCCTGATTTTTTGGAGTATTTTCCCGATCTCTGTCCTCTTGCTAAACGGGTTCATTTTGGCAGAACGAGCAAAGCTGTCCAGCGCTAAAGCCTTTGAAAGTGCTGCTCCTTCTACCTTAGTGGGTGCTGCTTTGTTTTTCAGTTGCCTGGGTGGCAGTGTCGCAACAGTGGTTGCTGAACGAGAACAGCAAACGCTTAAGCGCTTATTTATCTCCCCCTTGAGTGGAACGTCCTATTTTCTAGGTATTTTTTTCGCCCACAGTTGTATTGGTATCGGTCAAGCCCTGCTGGTGTATACCTTGTCGGCTTTTTGGGGCGCTAAATTTCAAGGTTCTGTGCTGCTGGGGGTCTTGATTATCTTACTCAGTATTATTTCCTATGTGGGTGTAGGATTTATTCTCGGTACACAGTTTGCACGGCGGACGGAGGATGTCAATGCTTTAGTTGCCGCTTTCGGGGTACCCCTGTTGATTTTAGGGGGAGCTTTTCTGCCAGCTTCTTTATTTCCGAAAAAATTGTTGGATATCGCCAAATTTAACCCTATTTATCATATGAATGAAGCTTTGCTAAATGTCTGGGCTAATGGCAAGGATTTAGCAGATATTCAAGAGCATTTTTGGTTTTTGTGTGTGTTTTCCCTGCTGATGATGGCCGGAGGATGGCTTTCTTATCAACGGATGTTGCGGGTTGAGCGCAGGCTTTGA
- a CDS encoding ABC transporter ATP-binding protein encodes MLNIDKLCKSYGERQVLQDLTLHIQPGEIYGLLGPNGAGKTTTINIICNLLSADSGIIQIHGKPVSKTTKLWVGVAPQENLLYKTLSCEENLNFYARIYGLKTPERRQQVEKSLAAVNLLDRAKSPIETLSGGMQRRMNIAVALVHQPKLLILDEPTTGLDIEARYEIWDLIRRLKSQGMTILLTTHLLDEAERLCQRIGILKGGRIVAEGSLQELRQRILAQEMLVVQTPQEEQAIARAQSFGFTHRRYGNDLTFWLPEQLELKEIIARFDGIPLDSISRQPVRLEHIYVEVTQQN; translated from the coding sequence GTGCTGAACATCGATAAATTATGCAAGTCTTACGGAGAGCGACAAGTTCTTCAAGATTTAACGCTGCATATCCAGCCTGGAGAAATTTATGGATTATTAGGGCCAAATGGGGCCGGAAAAACAACCACGATTAATATTATTTGTAATTTGTTGAGTGCCGATAGTGGAATCATTCAAATTCATGGCAAACCCGTATCCAAAACCACAAAACTTTGGGTTGGCGTCGCCCCTCAAGAAAATTTGCTGTATAAAACCCTGAGCTGTGAAGAAAACTTAAATTTTTACGCTCGAATCTACGGTTTAAAAACACCAGAACGTCGGCAACAAGTGGAGAAAAGTCTGGCAGCGGTTAATCTCTTAGATCGGGCAAAAAGTCCGATAGAAACCTTGAGTGGAGGGATGCAGCGACGGATGAATATTGCCGTTGCTTTAGTGCATCAACCCAAGTTGTTAATTTTAGATGAACCGACGACAGGTTTAGATATTGAGGCACGTTATGAGATTTGGGACTTGATTCGGCGTTTGAAAAGCCAGGGCATGACGATTCTGCTCACAACTCACTTATTAGATGAAGCGGAACGTCTTTGTCAGAGAATTGGCATTCTCAAGGGAGGGCGAATTGTAGCGGAGGGGAGTTTGCAGGAGTTACGACAACGGATTCTAGCGCAAGAAATGCTAGTGGTGCAAACCCCTCAGGAGGAACAAGCGATCGCCCGTGCTCAATCCTTTGGCTTCACTCACCGTCGTTATGGCAATGACCTCACTTTCTGGTTACCCGAACAATTGGAACTGAAAGAAATTATCGCCCGCTTTGATGGTATTCCCCTCGACTCCATTTCTCGCCAGCCCGTGCGATTGGAGCATATTTATGTAGAAGTGACTCAACAAAATTAG
- a CDS encoding FAD-dependent oxidoreductase, protein MSQSSNSPLSSPPSLPPNHEEDSAQNFPSVSRRTALKLLSVGAVGSVLGYSRFSKPQPTVFQQDTLDLPRHLSQPKTVVVVGAGLAGLACAYELSQRGFSVTLLEKSPQLGGKIASWPIQVGEETFMMEHGFHGFFPQYYNLNSLVEELKIRDNFVSLESYAVVFRDGKYQPEVFKPNHSAFPWNVVDLAIASPNWLRWGINLTKLQHWKVFREIGGFQIPESFERLDSLSVAQWIQPDFPQGLYDLYFLPFAKSSLNAPDVLSVGELMQFFHFYFFGNPEGLAFNGTRQDMGTSLVQPIRRAIQQRGGKIVTEASVSRINCQRNQIESLSYQQGSVQNDVPFWVQRSVGNSESVVGATYASPEKESGVLDYYGAGDAVFAAVPGSDEAISLTCTHQGCTVQHQADGKFLCPCHGALYDKEGRVLAGPAQRDLPRFQITQRTEDQVQLVGATQALPLQTSGETIQADYYVFATDVPGVQQLFKRCEGEVNPQVQTQVEKLAIADPFAVARFWFDRDFDWEHSNFTSLSGYQLTDSITLYHRIQDQFIAWHEKTGGSVVELHAYCYKEKQFPNQQALLTTFEQELYEIVPFLKQATMLHRELVNQKNFSGYPPGSYAQRPETSTDISNLIFAGDWVKMPFPCGLMERAISSGLLAANQILQREGLKRRSLFSVNPEGILKI, encoded by the coding sequence ATGAGTCAATCATCCAATTCTCCTCTATCATCACCCCCGTCACTTCCCCCTAACCACGAGGAAGACAGCGCACAGAACTTTCCTTCAGTCTCTCGACGGACGGCACTCAAATTACTCAGTGTTGGTGCTGTAGGTAGTGTTCTGGGATACTCTCGTTTCTCGAAGCCTCAGCCTACAGTTTTTCAGCAAGACACCCTGGATTTACCCCGCCATTTGAGCCAACCCAAAACAGTGGTTGTGGTGGGGGCAGGACTCGCGGGACTCGCTTGTGCCTATGAACTGAGTCAACGCGGATTTAGTGTCACGCTGTTGGAAAAGTCGCCTCAATTGGGAGGAAAAATTGCCAGTTGGCCGATCCAGGTAGGGGAGGAAACCTTCATGATGGAGCATGGGTTTCATGGCTTTTTCCCGCAATATTACAACCTCAACAGCCTGGTTGAAGAACTCAAAATTCGTGATAATTTTGTCTCGTTAGAGTCTTATGCGGTGGTTTTTCGCGATGGGAAATACCAGCCAGAGGTGTTTAAACCCAACCATTCAGCGTTTCCCTGGAATGTGGTAGATTTAGCGATCGCATCTCCCAATTGGCTACGCTGGGGGATTAATCTCACCAAACTGCAACACTGGAAAGTGTTCCGGGAAATTGGAGGGTTTCAGATTCCAGAGAGTTTTGAGCGCCTGGATTCCCTATCTGTGGCTCAATGGATTCAGCCCGATTTCCCCCAAGGACTTTATGATTTATACTTTTTACCCTTTGCCAAATCTAGCCTGAACGCCCCAGATGTCTTGAGTGTGGGAGAACTCATGCAGTTTTTCCACTTCTACTTTTTTGGCAATCCAGAGGGACTGGCTTTTAATGGCACCAGGCAAGATATGGGTACGAGTTTAGTGCAACCCATCCGTCGAGCGATTCAGCAACGGGGCGGCAAGATTGTCACAGAAGCAAGCGTAAGCCGGATTAACTGCCAACGCAATCAAATTGAATCTCTCAGCTATCAGCAGGGAAGTGTGCAAAATGATGTTCCCTTTTGGGTTCAGCGTAGCGTGGGGAACTCCGAGTCAGTCGTAGGGGCGACGTATGCATCGCCCGAAAAAGAGTCAGGAGTGCTGGACTATTACGGGGCGGGGGATGCCGTTTTTGCCGCCGTACCGGGAAGCGATGAAGCCATTTCTCTCACCTGTACTCACCAAGGCTGTACCGTGCAGCACCAAGCGGATGGGAAGTTTCTTTGTCCTTGTCACGGCGCACTCTATGACAAGGAGGGGCGAGTCTTGGCAGGGCCGGCTCAACGGGATTTACCTCGTTTCCAAATTACTCAACGCACTGAAGATCAGGTGCAACTGGTAGGGGCGACACAGGCATTGCCCCTACAAACCTCTGGAGAGACAATTCAGGCTGATTATTATGTGTTTGCCACCGATGTACCTGGAGTCCAGCAGCTATTTAAGCGGTGCGAAGGTGAGGTGAATCCACAGGTACAAACTCAGGTGGAGAAATTAGCGATCGCAGACCCATTTGCCGTTGCCCGTTTCTGGTTTGACCGCGACTTTGACTGGGAACACAGTAATTTTACTTCGTTATCGGGCTATCAACTCACCGATAGCATCACGCTGTATCACCGAATTCAAGACCAATTTATCGCTTGGCACGAGAAAACGGGGGGCAGTGTGGTGGAGTTACATGCTTACTGCTACAAAGAAAAACAATTCCCGAATCAGCAAGCTTTGCTGACGACATTTGAACAGGAACTTTATGAAATTGTCCCCTTTCTGAAACAGGCGACGATGCTACATCGAGAACTGGTGAATCAGAAGAATTTCTCTGGCTATCCACCCGGAAGTTATGCCCAGCGTCCCGAAACTTCCACCGATATTTCCAATCTGATTTTTGCCGGGGATTGGGTGAAGATGCCGTTTCCTTGTGGCTTGATGGAACGGGCGATTAGTAGTGGGTTACTGGCAGCGAATCAGATTTTGCAGCGAGAGGGGTTAAAGAGGCGATCGCTGTTTTCAGTGAATCCGGAAGGTATCTTGAAAATTTAG
- a CDS encoding aromatic ring-hydroxylating dioxygenase subunit alpha, protein MQSPCLTNQRLDIRQLGINPNHWYVVAKSSEVNTQPFAVTLWNQPIVLYRDDMGGVHALEDRCPHRQVKLSHGRVIGERLECQYHGWQFKSSGECAAVPYLAANQKLPNCKIRAYPVQEQDGFIWLFPGDVETLHSSSIEPMGVPEWEHLNYIATVSVIECKAHYSYLIENLMDMYHGHLHQDWQAWTDAVLEDIEEKDNRVDAHYQAQSYYRIDKIWSISQLFFPALRRLHPEPLDVSYVYPHWVSTLGKDFKIYCLFCPVSKTETRAYLIHFTSLNAFWRLHKLPVWFRRFVKDSLFGSAQKLLDGLVRQDVLMIEEEQQAYLNHSERKGYELNRALVSVQRLIRSQVEGG, encoded by the coding sequence ATGCAATCTCCCTGTCTCACCAACCAGCGCCTTGATATTCGTCAGTTGGGAATTAACCCTAATCATTGGTATGTTGTTGCCAAGAGCAGTGAGGTTAACACCCAGCCTTTCGCTGTCACTCTGTGGAATCAGCCGATTGTCCTTTATCGAGATGATATGGGTGGAGTCCATGCCCTAGAAGACCGCTGTCCTCATCGGCAAGTTAAACTCAGTCATGGTCGAGTTATAGGCGAACGATTAGAATGTCAATACCACGGATGGCAATTTAAGTCAAGTGGTGAGTGTGCTGCCGTTCCCTATTTAGCCGCCAATCAGAAACTACCGAACTGTAAAATTCGCGCTTATCCCGTTCAGGAACAAGATGGTTTTATCTGGCTGTTTCCGGGCGACGTAGAGACATTGCACTCATCTTCCATAGAGCCAATGGGTGTACCCGAATGGGAACATCTCAACTACATTGCGACTGTTTCGGTGATTGAATGTAAAGCCCACTATTCCTATCTAATTGAGAACCTGATGGATATGTATCACGGGCATTTGCATCAGGACTGGCAAGCTTGGACGGATGCCGTGTTAGAAGATATCGAAGAAAAAGATAATCGGGTGGATGCCCATTATCAGGCACAAAGTTATTACAGAATAGACAAAATTTGGTCAATTTCTCAGTTGTTTTTCCCAGCCTTGCGACGCCTCCATCCGGAACCTTTGGATGTGAGTTATGTGTATCCCCATTGGGTTTCTACCTTAGGAAAGGATTTTAAGATTTACTGTTTATTTTGCCCGGTGAGTAAGACAGAAACTCGTGCTTATTTGATTCACTTTACTTCGTTAAATGCCTTCTGGCGTTTGCACAAGTTACCCGTATGGTTTCGTCGGTTTGTGAAAGATAGTTTGTTTGGTTCGGCACAAAAGTTACTGGATGGATTGGTGCGTCAGGATGTGTTGATGATTGAGGAGGAACAACAGGCGTATTTGAATCATTCTGAGCGGAAAGGGTATGAGTTGAATCGGGCGTTAGTGAGTGTGCAACGGTTGATTCGGAGTCAGGTGGAGGGGGGGTAG